ACTATTGCAAAGCCTGAACCCAAACAAGGCTAGTGGACCAGACAACATATCAGCCAGATTTTTGAAAGCAATGGCAACATCAGTGTCTCCTATACTTACCATCATATTCCAATCATCATTAGACCAAGGGAAAGTCCCAGATGATTGGAAGACTGCATATGTCACACCATTATTCAAGAAAGGAGACAAATCCAGAGCATCTAACTACCGTCCAGTGTCTCTCACATCTGTATGCTGTAAGACCTTAGAGCATATTGTCCATAGCCATGTCATCAATCACCTTGAGAGAAATAACATCCTCTCAGACCAGCAACATGGTTTTAGGAAGAGACGATCATGTGAAAGTCAACTGATAACAACTATCCATGATCTAGCAAGTAGCCTCGACCAACGCCAACAGGTAGATGCAGTCTTACTTGACTTCAGCAAAGCCTTTGATAAAGTCCCCCACCATCGACTAGCCCTCAAACTGGAGCACTATGGTGTGAGAGGACAGACCCTGGAGTGGATCAGTAGCTTCTTATCTGACAGAAGCCAACAAGTGGTTGTTGATGGAGAGATGTCATCAGCTGCTCCTGTAACATCTGGAGTACCCGAGGGCACAGTGCTTGGTCCACTACTGTTCCTGGTATACATCAATGACCTACCATCCCGAGTCAAATCAACAACAAGGCTCTTTGCTGATGACTGCTTGCTGTACCGCAGGATAGTTAATGAGGAGGACACAATCACTCTTCAAGAAGACTTAAACCAACTACAAGTATGGGAGTCTGAGTGGCTGATGAGCTTCAACCCAGAGGAATGTGAAGTAATACGCATCACCAACAAAAGGCGTATAATCGAGGCCAATTATTCCATCCATGGCCAAACTTTGCAGTTCACCACCAAAGCAAAGTACCTGGGTGTTACCATCGACAACAAGCTCAACTGGGGACCACATATTAACAACATTACCAGGAAAGCCAACAACACCACTGCTTTCCTGAGTCGTAACCTATCTGGTTGCCCACGGTCCATCAAGGCAACCAGCTATAAGACCCTAGTGAGACCTCAGGTGGAATATGCCTCTACAGTATGGGATCATACCAACAAGACCCACATCAATAAGATAGAGGCGGTACAACGAAGAGCTGCACGATACATCATGGGCGACTATAGCAGGGAGAGCAGCGTAACATCCATGCTCAATCATCTCCATCTTGATACCCTGCAGTCCAGGCGGATAACATCACGAGCCACCATGATGTACAGGATTGTGAATGGATACATCGACATACCATCTAGTCATTTACATCCTGTAAACAGCTGTAATACTAGAGGACATACTATGAGGTTCCTACAACCATTTTGCCACTTAAAATGTTATCAGGACTCCTTCTTTCCAGCCGGAGTAGTAATCTGGAACTCACTTTCACCAGCCATAGTGACAGCTGATTCACTCGAGGCCTTCAAAGCCCGAATCAGCCCCAGATCCTACCCATTTTAATAATTGAAGATTTTAACCAGATTTTAACGAGGCCTTCCTCAGCATGATTTTAACCTTTTAATCATGTGCGATAATGCCCAACCTTGGTGCCAGGCACATTACTGGAAGAAGATGAATAGCCGTATTATTGCAATGAAGGCATACTGCATGCTGAATTGAAATTAGTTGGTTTATCTTTAACTCATTTATAAATGATGGTTTCCTGTCAATAATAATCAGAAGAAAAAGTCTGCACTCAActtttaaacaagtttaataATTGTTAAGGTTACCATGGCAACCACAGAATCTGATTAAATcatcattcatatatatatttataaatacatgtgaGTGTTTACACTGATGACTattatttcaaacacaatgattttttctttcaaaagttACCTGTTTTATATAATGTactaaatatttgatataatggaataaataacaatttccATGGTAACTAATTAAACTTGTCACTTAGCAAcgttatatatcatatatagttataATAAGTACAACAATGAATCagtttctacagtacatgtagcTAAATGAAGCTCCACAAAATACAACTGCTCATCTGTTTCCTTTTGCATAGTTTTTTTATACAGTGTTATCAATTCTGAACATTTTACAccatacaatatcatttttacaattGAGATCAATATTCAGAATGCACAGTTTTAATTATATGAAGATAATTCAAAGAATGCATAATTATTTATACATATGCATTATATGTACACTTACTTTTTTACATTGCACATTTATATTCTTCaagacaattatttaatgcaatcattacatgtatatggcatAATATTataaaccatttttaaaaagcatgaaAATTAATTAAGTTTGCAGAATCAAAGTTAGTTCATTGAAGAAACAAGTTAAATACCCTGACAAGAAATGTATAATTACATCAATAAAGTAAATGTATTAACTACAAGTCATGTTACAATGCACTCTATTTATTCAACAACAATTGAGCTACCACCAAGATATCCTTGTAcatgcttttaacaataaatcaaattaCAATCACACATGGCACTCGAACAcacatacatgcacatgtacactCATAAAAATCATTCTTCAGGCAAACTTTCACCACTATCACTATCAGACTCATCAACACTTGCTGGAATATCAGCTGCATCCAAGACATGTTTGCACCAATCTCTCACACCCAATGATTTATCACTACCATACCTTGCACTGCTAAGGTACCAAATAACTGCTGCAATGTGGGAGCACATCCCACAACTCTTGCTCCTGCTCTACATGTGCAGTACCAAGATTCCACTGTACTCTCACTATAATGGATCCAAAGTTGGTACTTCTTGGACGAAATATTTCTACTCTGGAGCTTTGCTCTGAGGAGTGTGTTGTCCTCTTCATGGAAGTAAATGTCACTCTCACCATCCAAATGCTCCTGCATATAACTAGACGATAACTTCAGTTGATATGTTTCGCAGGTAAGATTCCTGAGTTCCTCATCGTCGAGTCTAGGAAACGAATCCAAATCTACTTCTGAGGCCGATTTCCATACAGCAGTTTTCTTCTGCAGTCCATTCTCATCAACAAACGTCTTCAAGTGATTAACCTGATTTAAAATCcatttcaataatatttcaaactgtttcggaaaattttcagcatccatttacaataaatattatacaatgcATTAGTGTaagtaaacaaattttattgataCAAAACAAGtcaatgtttaaacaaaaaccTATATCATTTTTAAGACAAATACTGGTATTTGCATTTGATTCCTTACCTGCTTGGACAGATGAAGCATTTTAGAAGCTTCTGCATCATCCTCATCTTTGCTGGTACAGGAGCTCAATGGAGGTGAGAATTTATTGGACACTGCACACACGATCCTTACATAATCTCCTATGTTCGGAATCTGATTGGTTGGCAAAACACGGTCCAGATATCTCCATCTCTTGATACGAGCATTTGATGACTCAACGACCCAACGCACCTGACAAAAAATATACTAATCATTAATTATTTGTGATTTATATTAACATAGACTTTGCTAAATTAGTACCGGTATGCTTTTTTAGAGATTGAGTACCAGATGTAAACAATTTGTCAGTggtataatatttcacaaatgtgtttattgcacttaaaaaaaacccattattaCTGATACATACCTTTGTCACTAGCCGACTCATATTGGCATCCCAGTTGACATCTGCTTTTGTTCAGCCTTAAAAAATGTTGGCATTTCGGCCTGTATCCCTAGATCAGCCAACGaagtccaaacactgtttttcATTTCGCTGACACATTAAACGCATCTGCTGTAAAAGATCAGTAATAGTTGTTCGATTCACGAAAGAATTTTCAGTTGTTTGAAGTTGTTTGACAGCATCATTGGTAAACATCCCATCATGCAAATGAGCAGGACAACATCTGTTTCCTGGTGgtataagaatatttttctcAACAAAAACTGCTGTTCTACTCTCTGCTGCAACAACCACCAACTTTGGTCCTGGCTTTTTGCACACACAGCAATATGCATGAGATTTAGCAGTGGAGGCCAGGAGAAGCGACACATATGGTGGGCTTGACATGCTTCTCTTCTGTTTGTTTTGGTCCTCTGATGATAACACTGAGGTACATGGAACATGGGTACACACATCTGATCTTTTAGTTCCTTGTGTTTCAGTTCTATACACATGGCGGCATCTGTTGCATATTACAGAGTTTTCTGAAGGAGCCTCAATAAGGAATTTCCTTCGCAGATACTTCCTGATgttctgatttatttttcttctgtCTGACGGTTTTGTTCTCTTTGAGCAAAGTATGCACAAAAAGTAGTCTTTTTTATGACCAGGCATTATGCCATATTGAACATATCTGCAATTAGAAAAGAAACACATGTAATgcttatataaatacaaaaaatgtatagGATCTACACACACAAACGgtaataataaaatgatgaaataataaaaactcttaataTATATGAGAATGTATTGCAACTGGTATCAAAAATATGCATGCATCCTACAAAGGGGCTTATCTTTTTAGTAACAGCACTTAATTCCTCCTAAACACACCTAAAAATATCTTcagtttacatatatattaatgtttaaCTGTGTACTAGATCCTGATAGGCTAAATACTGATATTGGAACACATATGAACATTTTCTCTGCATTGGcattattataatatcataaactatgatatataaaattatgtatgtacaaaattAGCTGTCGTCTGCGTCAGCTGATCAGTGTGTCTGTAGCCAAATAATTTtaaccaaatatgaaaaaatggtAAGACATGACCCTTAATGCATATTTCTGACCGTATTTCTTAATTTCCTCAAGTACAAACTAAGGTAAAAGTGTACAGCAGTACTTGCACGCTTTGTTTACGTTCGAGATAATTCGAACTATAGACAGGACTTGATCgatgtgttttatttacaatatttgcTTATGATTTATCATTAGTTACAAATCATCCGATTTTATTCTAGGATAATAGTTGTAAGCTTAAAATGGCCTACCTATACATCCTATAGTATGTGaatgtttgagagagagagagagagaattttccTGTCGCTCCTGTCATAATCAACCCATTCAGTGCACTTTTTCACACTTCTAAACAGTGTATACTTACATGATTTAGATATAATCTATGGGTATGATACATATGgcacataaaaatatttacatgtactgtcaaCCAATTatgtatacatttgtacataCATAACGTTACACAGAGCGATATCGTAACGTGCACATTACAGTTTTATATTTCACTTATCAATGTGAAATATCGGGATGATTACTTACCTCATAAAGTCGTGAGCTCTATATAGTCCAAAAACACTGGGTCATAAAGGCTGTTGACATCCAGGTACAACTTCACCATGCTTGAAATTTTGACGTTTGTATGACAGACgaataatctatttttaaagtgCGGGTTTCCCGTCTAAAAAAATTGTGTCGTTCGAATGCATAAAGTCGACTAAATTCAGTTTGCAAATATGAAATAACTctttaaataattgtattttatttcccTTATCGTctttttaaggaaatatttcatattttgaccATTTATTATAGAATCCGGAATGCCATAttcttctaaaaataaaattttaagtatGGCGCCACATCTCGCCCAAAATGAAATTTAGCGATATCGTTTGGTTGTTTTAAGCTGTTTAATTTTATGTAACAATTGTCGTGGGCGAGGCATGGCGCCCATGCAAAATTTGACATAGAAgttgaaaaatgtttgaaaattggTAAAATTGAGTAAGCATATCCGGTTTTAACCGATATATTTACAGAACGTGGGGGTTTCCCGCCAATAATTCATGCGGATTTCAAGAACCCATTCCGAATAAAGTGTATTCAGAGAAAGGATGGCTTTCGatattaaagttgatttttcataaaaatacaggGCCAAATATTATAGTTTGTGAACCAAGTTCTTTTCCCGTATTGCTTACAATAGAACTAGTCCAAAATTCGAAGGATACTTTGACAGATATCGCAGATTTATCACGTGAAGATTGTTTCATATCAATAATAACGGCATATCTACTACTATGGGTTGAAATACTACAAGCAACAAGAATTGTCcattatttaactttaaagcatatgtgtacatgttttGAGTTTCTGCCAGGAATAGGAAAACTGTGCAACCACGtacatgtaccccccccccccccccccccaatttataCACAAAGCTTTGGGATTctgataaaatagaaattatgaattaaaagtggtttttagaaatacttccttcatatttattttgatctgataaattttgatctgaaaaatttacatgtagtttccTTAATAATGCATTTTCCCCTAAAATGAGTATTGTTGCGAGGGGATGCTGCGCTTTGCGGTGCTCTTGTTattattgatgcttgttctGAATAAAGCCCTTTGGATTATCTTTCCAATACAACGTAGAAATTTAGTGGTTTAAAGTATGctgctagagtcggtggaaactttgataatcttaaggctctcacgttttcgttggaaacacatgcatgtggtccacgtattgcagtccttttttaaaggacagcaacgtGTAAGatctaataatcaaataaaatttaagaacattattattattatttgctggagcgtttttttttcgttataatatagaaaattaaattacacgTTATAAGTACTCGAGAAACCTTGCACTCATGACCGCCAACCATGAAAAAATGTACTTTAGATTATAGTTTTCTAATAATAATGTAATAGTTTGTGTTATATCTGGATCAagattatattaatttaaagaaaGGTGTAAACTACTCAGGAAAGGCATAAAGCTATGTCGGATAATTAGATGtaatgccagtgccaaggtgacTTTTTAGCACCCGTCTCGGAGTCAGTACCACAAAAGAGCCATGCATGTATATGTCGTGTGATTGATTGCCAGAAAGTAACTTGTTATGTTTTTGTGAGCAGCACCTGACAGATCATATTAAGAATCGTCTTGATACTACTCGTTTAATAAACActtaagatgtaaatatagacaCATGATCGAATGTTTGTGTAATGGATCGTTGCTTGGCTCTCCTTAGGGTTGGTCTTTTACGTATTCTCAGCCAAACAGGTGATCACGATTTGACTAGTTCAATTCGATGTATATCTGGTAGAATAATACAGATTCAAACGAATGTTCGCAAATTACGATTACTTTATTACAAATCGAAATTAAGTGTCGATAAATTAAGTCATCGACgccattttaattattcatcaGGATTTACAAAATCACGAATTCCATTACAGAGGCATTAGATAggtatataaatgattttggtaagatataaattttgaaacGCTCTGGACGGGAAGATGCAACGATTCTTACTGAGTGGCGTATCACTTGTGCATAGAAGCTTTAATATGGTAagtttttttcaatatgttGATGAAGAGTTATAAAATCCTTAAAAGCATATTTGATCTAATTAAAAGAGCTATATCAATTATCGTGAAGAAAAAACCACCTTttgcattaaaatataattatctgGGTTAAATGATATCGACTGCAATTGTAACTggtattgtaaaaaataaaacaaggttttacataattaaataagaaaagaaatactTCGAGGATTtgttaacacattttttaacgTTCCAAGTATTTAATAGGTTCTTTATTCATATTTCAGAGCAGTCATATGAATTTTATCTCATTACTTGGATTTTTACTTTTAACTTCAACATACAGCTACGTAATTGAGTATAGAAGCGACGCAATAATACCTCAAAGGTGAGAATTACTCTAAATGATAGTCGATAAAatggaatgtacatgtatctataaataTTCGTTCTACGGCAATGCTTGATTCACACTGTCGCTTAAGGttgctcactacaccttgaaatagtttctcagaCCTGTGAGCAATACATACGTTGTTATGAAAGACAGGAATGTGTAGAAGTATAAGTCAGATAGGcgaaaaatatgcaattttggataaattattatgatttccaaaaaattaattcagtataGATGCACAAAAGCCGCAGTCGGATTCGAACTCGCGATCTGTGGCTTACAAACCGCAAACAACTGAGCTATGATGATATTCAATCAAattgattgatacaaacaattgaacaaaacatgtaaatcgccatcttgtgacggagtgtcttaaaaagtgtgTCTCGTTGAAGAGAGGTACCTTagaaacaaatattatttttttaatttgtaggaATACAAATAACGTTTTACTTAAAAAGAGTAACAAAAAGAATATCTTCATGAAGTTACGATATATCTTTTCACAAAAATCCATCAACAATATTcacttaattgttttaaattactttttatattgCAGGAATTTTTCGCAATTAGAGAAAATAATTTTGGCTTCCCTGCAGACGGAAAACAGgtaatataaaactaaacgagaaaaaaaccaaaattttttttacaatttaaagtcgaataaaattgtatataaacgaaataaatcattaattagTTGTTAAATATTTACTTCTTGGctaataacatttaaaaattattcttaataaGTTATGTGTTCAATGATTCCAAAAAATATTCGattatttcattacaaaatcaattttttgtctattttctgTCTTCATTACTTTTCTCTTTTTGTATTCTTTCTTGTTCATTCGTttattcttgtttgtttatgAATCTTCTGTTTGATTATCATCTATTTCTGATTATACTATTAATCTAATTACACAATGTTATCATAATCTTGTTTGAAAGTAGAGGACAAAAAACACGCAATGCCTGCTGTcagatcctattttaaattgtaataaaatattggTCAAAGTAAAGTAGGAAATCAAAATGTATTAGAAATGATTATGTCCAACTGTCAATTTCAAGGATATATTACACTATGTTTACGcaattcaataattaaaatgtaagtCTGAATAAAAGAAGATGAGGGGATAAGGCGTGTcaaatgcccatacgcggtcggacaggctactgaaaaattaaagtatcaataaatctgatgggttttttttaaaatcatttaaaataatatacatttaacgaatcattgatttttaacctaaaggtatgttcaatacttggaatatgttgactcaaacaggcgtatacgtatcaaaacctgcaaatactgtcaaacttcaaggcattttcttttatagagtgggtctgtgctccatatttttctcatagtttaattaaggtctattggaaatcgaaccgatttcaatcaacaaaaacgtggagagatgacccactatactaaaaaaatatcattttgtatcccaacaattgaccgttttgaaaaaataatacaagtccggtagttcgtggccttagtcacacataatatttaaaaagccaactttgttgtgtctgaaatggctcagtggttagagtacctggcataagctaaccctatatatctagggtttt
This genomic window from Magallana gigas chromosome 5, xbMagGiga1.1, whole genome shotgun sequence contains:
- the LOC105330548 gene encoding uncharacterized protein, with translation MSRLVTKVRWVVESSNARIKRWRYLDRVLPTNQIPNIGDYVRIVCAVSNKFSPPLSSCTSKDEDDAEASKMLHLSKQVNHLKTFVDENGLQKKTAVWKSASEVDLDSFPRLDDEELRNLTCETYQLKLSSSYMQEHLDGESDIYFHEEDNTLLRAKLQSRNISSKKYQLWIHYSESTVESWYCTCRAGARVVGCAPTLQQLFGTLAVQGMVVINHWV
- the LOC105343672 gene encoding uncharacterized protein — encoded protein: MQRFLLSGVSLVHRSFNMSSHMNFISLLGFLLLTSTYSYVIEYRSDAIIPQRNFSQLEKIILASLQTENRNQPYQKRNIANLDFTVGSGYLHQRNYLMFQKMLQALNAGNNPTGR